Genomic window (Terriglobia bacterium):
TCGCCCCCTTGATCACCGGCTTCTTGACTTCCTTGAATAGCCCCATGAGCCCATTCCCGCTGCCGCGGGCCTCAGGCGCAATCAGTACTTGATGTGCGCCGACCTCGCATACGTCAACCCGGCATGTTTGAAGTCGTCAATGTGGTAGCGGGTGAACTCGAACCCGGTGAGCTGGAAGAACCGCGGCCAGCCAACGCGCTCGATCCACTCGCCCACGCGTTCGTACTTGCGGGCGTTCTTGGCGTACACGTCCACGATCTTGACCACCGCATCCACCACCTCGGGCCAGCGCGGCGGATTGTTGGGCAGGAACGGAACCGCCAGCTTGGAGAACTTCGGCGCGCTGCGCGCGTTGCTCACCTTGCCGCCCACCCAGATCGAAAGCCCGTCGTGCTCCGGGTCGTTCATTGGCATGGCCGGGCATACCGTGTAGCAGTTGCCGCAGAACATGCATTGCTCCTCGATCAGCTCCACCGAGGGCTTGCCCTCATACGTTGCCGGGCGGATCGCGCCGGTGGGACACGATGCGATCAGCGTCGGCACCTCGCACACCTTGGGCAGGGTGGCGTGCTGGATTTTCGGCGGCACCGTATGAATGCCGAGAATGGCGATATCCGAACAGTGCACCGCGCCGCACATGTTCAGGC
Coding sequences:
- the dsrB gene encoding dissimilatory-type sulfite reductase subunit beta — protein: MTTAPKTPRITDIGPPHYQKFLPPLVKKNYGQWKYHEMLAPGVLCHVAESGDRLYTVRAATPRLMAVQTLRKFADLADKYCGGHLRFTSRNNIEFLLEERNNIEPLKQELAQLGFPVGGTGNSLSNIVHTQGWVHCHSAATDASGIVKAVMDALYDRFTHQDLPAKLRIAMACCLNMCGAVHCSDIAILGIHTVPPKIQHATLPKVCEVPTLIASCPTGAIRPATYEGKPSVELIEEQCMFCGNCYTVCPAMPMNDPEHDGLSIWVGGKVSNARSAPKFSKLAVPFLPNNPPRWPEVVDAVVKIVDVYAKNARKYERVGEWIERVGWPRFFQLTGFEFTRYHIDDFKHAGLTYARSAHIKY